GAGAAATAGATAAACTTACTATCTGCACTAAACACAGGACTAAATTCATTATCTTGTAAAGAAGTTACTTGTACTAAACGATCAAAAATTCTATCTGAATCAATCTTTACATTTACTTTTTTCTTCTTTTTTGATTTCTTTTTGTCCTTTTTATCAGATTTACCTTCTTCTTTTTTCTCTGGATAATATGCTCCTTCTTGGTGGTCTAACTTAGATTTTTCCCAATCTTCTTTTTGTAACCAAACCATCCAAACATCATAATTGATTCCATTTCTATTTGAAATGAAGGCTAATTTTTTTCCGTCTGCACTCCAAACTGGGCTTCTATCACTTCTAGGGTGCATAGAAACATTCATCTTTTGCGTTTTATCTGCTATAGATTGAATAAAAATTTCGCTATCAAAATCTAAATCTTCTTGAGAATAAGCTACATATTTACTATCTGGACTCCAAGACACTCCTTCAGCAGCTGCCCAAGAATCTGAATATACTTGTGGTTTTACAATTTTTCCATCTTTGATGTCTGCAATCATTAAAGTTCCTCTTCCTACTTGGTACGCTATTTTCTTTCCATCAGGAGATACTAAAGGATTTTCTACATCTTCTTTACTATTTGTTAGTTTTGAAACTTTTGTTTTTAAACTTCTATGTAAACCAACTAAAGTATCTGTAGAAACTGCGCTGTATAATTCAAAATGACCATCTCTATCAGAGGTAAACACTACTGTTTTATCATCTAACCATTGCGGGCTACGATCTCTATAAGGATGCTTACTAACATTGTTAGAACGTTTTTTCTCCTTGTTATTTTCTTTTACAAAAATTTCTCCTTTTACTTCGATAGCCACCTTTTTACCATTAGGTGATACTGCATACCCTTCAATTCCGTTTGAAACCGTCTTTGTTTCCTCAGCTTCAAAACGATTATCGGAAGAAATCTTTAATTTAATTTTACTTGCCTTTCCATTAGTAACCTTATAAACATCTACACCGCTTAAATATACTATTGTTCCATTGTTACTAATTGAATACGTACGTACTCCGTCTTTCTTATGTGAAGTTAATTGAGTAGCTACCCCACTAGTAGTTCCATTTCCAGAAACAGCTTGCTTGTAAATATTATATCGTCCGCTTTTTGCCCCTATATAATATAAGTTTCCAGCTGCATCCCATTTTGGAGAATGGTCATTCTTGTTACTCGTTGTTATTTGGTTGTACTGCTTGGTTGCAGTATTATAAATCCAAATATCACGTTGTGCCGAACCTGAATAGTCTTCACGAGCGATTCTACAAGCACCTTTTGTAAACGCAATAAACTTACCATTTGGAGATAATTGAGCATCTTCTCCATAAGCCGTTAATAAACGTTTAGGAGTTCCTCCATTCTGGTTTACGCTATACATTTGACGATCCCATTCTGGACCTCTATACACTCTTCCTGTAGTAAAATAAATGTTTCCATCTGCTGTCCAATCGGTTGGCGTATTCGCCGTTGGATAATAGGTAAGTTGTTTTGGCACCCCTCCGTTCAATGAAGTGGTAAACACATTATCATTTCCTTTTCTATTAGAAGAAAAAGCAAGTTCAGTTCCTTTACTATTCCAAACAGGGTTACTCTCATATCCTTTATGAATAGTTAACCTGTTGGCTTGTTGTGTTGTAAAGTTATAAGTCCAGATATCTCCATGATAGCTAAATGCCATTTGGGATGCATCTGGACTTATAGCTGGCACTCTAATTAAGGTATGTTGTGCCAGTAAAATATTGCTGGTAAGTACCGCAATTACTAATAGTAATTTTCTAGTAGTCATTTATAAATCGTTTAAACCACTAAAGTACTTTATTAAGTTGTCTTTTATAAAAATTTAGCAATACCTTAACAATTCTTTAAGTTTTTTACAAAGCCTTCTACTCCTTGTATTCCTGTCTTATTCAATTCTTTAATAAATGCCGAACCAATAATAGCTCCATTCATATACTCACAAGCAGTAGAAAATGTTTTGTGATCTGATATTCCGAAACCAACAATCAATTTACTTTGTAGTTTCATGGCTTTGATTCTATTAAAGTAATCTATTTGTTGTTGAGAAATTTCTCCTTTTGCTCCGGTAATGGATGCAGAAGCTACTACATAAATAAATGCTTTTGTTAATGCGTCTATTTTACGAATTCGTTCTTCTGATGTATGAGGTGTTATTAAAAAGACATTGGTAATTCCATAACTTTCAAATAAAGATTGATAATGGGTTTCAAATTCTACCATTGGTAAATCAGGAATAATGATGGTATCAATTCCGCAATCCTTTACTCTTTGACAAAATGCATCTTCTCCATATTTAATTATCTGATTCAAATACCCCATTAAAACTAACGGTGTTTTATTCGTCTCTTTCAGGGCCAATAATTGTTCAAAAATCACATCCAAATTCATACCATTGCGAAGTGCAACAGAACTACTATGTTGAATTGTCGGCCCATCTGCTAAAGGATCTGAATAAGGTAATCCTACTTCAATAAAATCTACTCCATTAGTACTAAGTTTAGAAATAATAGGTGCTGTATCTTCAAGTTTTGGAAACCCAGCTGTGAAGAATATAGATAATAAGTCCTGATCTTTTTGTTGAAATATTTGTTGAACTGAATTCATTTTAATCTTCTAAGTGTTTTATGTAGGTTTCTAAATCTTTATCTCCTCTCCCTGACAAATTAATGATAATTGTTTGCTCTTTACGCAAATTCATTTTTGGTAATACTGCCAATGCATGTGCTGTTTCTAAAGCAGGAATGATCCCTTCTATTTTTGTTAATTCATAGGCTGCTTCTAGAGCTTCTTTATCGGTTGCATTCATAAATGTTGCTCTTTTTTCATCATATAAAAATGCGTGTAAAGGTCCTACTCCAGGATAATCTAATCCTGCTGAAATTGAGTAAGGCTCAACGATTTGTCCATATTCATCTTGCATTAAAATCGTTTTACTTCCATGAATTACTCCTACTTCTCCTAGCTGAGAGGTTGCAGCACTTTCTCCAGAATTCACTCCTAAACCTGCTGCTTCTACAGCTATTAATTCTACATCTTCATCATCTAAATAATGATAAAAAGCACCTGCTGCATTTGATCCACCACCTACACATGCAATTACTGTATCTGGATTCTCTT
The sequence above is a segment of the Tenacibaculum sp. 190130A14a genome. Coding sequences within it:
- a CDS encoding S41 family peptidase, translating into MTTRKLLLVIAVLTSNILLAQHTLIRVPAISPDASQMAFSYHGDIWTYNFTTQQANRLTIHKGYESNPVWNSKGTELAFSSNRKGNDNVFTTSLNGGVPKQLTYYPTANTPTDWTADGNIYFTTGRVYRGPEWDRQMYSVNQNGGTPKRLLTAYGEDAQLSPNGKFIAFTKGACRIAREDYSGSAQRDIWIYNTATKQYNQITTSNKNDHSPKWDAAGNLYYIGAKSGRYNIYKQAVSGNGTTSGVATQLTSHKKDGVRTYSISNNGTIVYLSGVDVYKVTNGKASKIKLKISSDNRFEAEETKTVSNGIEGYAVSPNGKKVAIEVKGEIFVKENNKEKKRSNNVSKHPYRDRSPQWLDDKTVVFTSDRDGHFELYSAVSTDTLVGLHRSLKTKVSKLTNSKEDVENPLVSPDGKKIAYQVGRGTLMIADIKDGKIVKPQVYSDSWAAAEGVSWSPDSKYVAYSQEDLDFDSEIFIQSIADKTQKMNVSMHPRSDRSPVWSADGKKLAFISNRNGINYDVWMVWLQKEDWEKSKLDHQEGAYYPEKKEEGKSDKKDKKKSKKKKKVNVKIDSDRIFDRLVQVTSLQDNEFSPVFSADSKFIYFSATNPATKKRGLYKIKWDGTKTKPVKGVSRAGGFEFNKGKVYFVSGGRLKQLDTKSDKVTGLPHSATYTRNKEKEYAQIFDEGIRALTAGFYDPEFHGYDWNGLVKKYKPWVLSATTHQDYSYMYNLLLGQLNASHMGYRGSAPRNTSDKIGLLGLEVENTSEGARVVYVLENAVADKSKSKLNIGDVITAVNGQEIQKNTNFYSLLKNTQGAETLLSLKNGKEVVIRPQRSLRTAQYEAWVSSRKKLVDQYSNGQLGYIHIQGMSMPSFERFERELKASGYGKKGIVIDVRYNGGGWTTDRLMAVLNVDQHAYTVPRGATKSLKNHKKYSKNYPFNERAILSVNTKPVVALCNENSYSNAEIFSHAFKNLGLGKLVGQPTFGAVISTGGKGLQNGYIRMPFRAWFVKKTGGNMENEAPAVPDYLIKNAPGWKERGEDAQLKKAVEVLLQDIN
- the trpA gene encoding tryptophan synthase subunit alpha translates to MNSVQQIFQQKDQDLLSIFFTAGFPKLEDTAPIISKLSTNGVDFIEVGLPYSDPLADGPTIQHSSSVALRNGMNLDVIFEQLLALKETNKTPLVLMGYLNQIIKYGEDAFCQRVKDCGIDTIIIPDLPMVEFETHYQSLFESYGITNVFLITPHTSEERIRKIDALTKAFIYVVASASITGAKGEISQQQIDYFNRIKAMKLQSKLIVGFGISDHKTFSTACEYMNGAIIGSAFIKELNKTGIQGVEGFVKNLKNC